From the genome of Vulpes lagopus strain Blue_001 chromosome 2, ASM1834538v1, whole genome shotgun sequence, one region includes:
- the CAPN12 gene encoding calpain-12: MACGSGRVTIQLVDEEAGPGTRGPKPFRGQRYEAIRAACLDEGILFRDPYFPAGPDALGYNELGPDSEKAKGVEWMRPHEFCAEPQFICEDMSRTDVCQGRLGNCWFLAAAASLTLYPRLLSRVVPPGQGFQDGYAGVFHFQLWQFGRWVDVVVDDRLPVREGKLMFVRSDQRNEFWAPLLEKAYAKLHGSYEVMRGGHMNEAFVDFTGGVGEVLYLRQDIPGLFSALRHALAKESLVGATALSDRGEYRTEDGLVKGHAYSVTGTYKVTLGFTKVRLLRLRNPWGRVEWTGAWSDSCPRWDALPTEWRDALLVKKEDGEFWMELRDFLRHFNTVQICSLSPEVLGPSPAGGGWHIHTFQGRWVRGFNSGGSQPGTETFWTNPQFRLTLLEPDEEDDDEEGPWGGWGAAGAWGPARGGRIPKCTVLLSLIQRNRRRLRAQGLTYLTVGFHVFQIPEELLGLWDSPRSRALLPGLLRADRSPFCARRDVSRRCRLRPGHYLVVPSAARAGDEADFTLRVFSERRHTAVEIDDVISADLHALLVPYVPLELGLEQLFQELAGEEEALSAAQLQTLLSIALEPARARTQTPRDTQTPREIGLRTCEQLLRCFGNGQSLTLHHFQQLWGHLLEWQATFDKFDEDASGTMNSYELRLALNAAGFHLNNQLTQALTSRYRDSRLRVDFERFVSCAAQLTCIFRHCSQHLDGGEGVICLTRRQWMEVATFS; the protein is encoded by the exons ATGGCGTGTGGCAGCGGGAGGGTCACCATCCAGCTGGTGGACGAAGAGGCAGGGCCTGGAACCAGAGGCCCAAAGCCCTTTCGGGGCCAGAGATACGAGGCGATCCGAGCAGCCTGCCTGGATGAGGGGATCCTGTTCCGAGACCCCTACTTCCCTGCTGGCCCCGACGCCCTTGGCTACAACGAGCTGGGGCCCGACTCCGAGAAGGCCAAAGGGGTGGAATGGATGAGGCCCCAT GAGTTTTGCGCGGAACCCCAGTTCATCTGCGAGGACATGAGCCGAACAGACGTGTGTCAGGGGCGCCTCG GTAACTGCTGGTTCCTTGCGGCCGCTGCCTCCCTCACTCTGTACCCCCGGCTCCTGAGCCGGGTGGTCCCCCCTGGACAAGGCTTCCAAGATGGCTATGCAGGTGTCTTCCACTTCCAG ctcTGGCAGTTTGGCCGCTGGGTGGACGTGGTGGTGGACGACAGGCTGCCGGTGCGTGAGGGGAAGCTGATGTTCGTGCGCTCGGATCAGCGGAACGAGTTCTGGGCCCCGCTCCTGGAAAAGGCCTACGCCAA GCTCCACGGCTCCTATGAGGTGATGCGAGGCGGCCACATGAACGAGGCTTTCGTGGACTTCACAGGCGGCGTGGGCGAGGTGCTCTACCTGAGGCAGGACATCCCGGGCCTCTTCTCGGCCCTGCGCCATGCCCTGGCCAAGGAGTCGCTCGTGGGCGCCACCGCCCTG AGCGATAGGGGCGAGTACCGCACAGAAGATGGGCTGGTGAAGGGACACGCGTACTCAGTCACGGGCACGTACAAG GTGACCCTGGGCTTCACCAAGGTGCGGCTGCTGCGGCTTCGGAACCCATGGGGCCGTGTGGAGTGGACGGGGGCCTGGAGCGACAG CTGCCCCCGCTGGGATGCGCTCCCCACCGAGTGGCGAGATGCTCTGCTGGTGAAAAAGGAGGATGGCGAGTTCTG GATGGAGCTGAGGGACTTCCTCCGCCACTTCAACACCGTGCAGATCTGCTCGCTGAGCCCCGAGGTGCTGGGCCCCAGCCCGGCGGGAGGCGGCTGGCACATCCACACCTTCCAGGGCCGCTGGGTGCGCGGCTTCAACTCTGGCGGGAGCCAGCCTGGCACCG AAACCTTCTGGACCAACCCCCAGTTCCGACTGACGCTGCTGGAGCCTGACGAGgaggatgatgatgaggaggggccctgggggggctggggggcagcaggAGCGTGGGGCCCGGCGAGGGGGGGGCGCATCCCCAAGTGCACTGTCCTTCTGTCACTCATCCAGCGCAACCGGCGGCGCCTGAGGGCCCAGGGCCTCACCTACCTCACCGTGGGCTTCCATGTGTTCCAG ATCCCAGAGGAG CTGCTGGGCCTGTGGGACTCCCCGCGCAGCCGCGCGCTCCTGCCGGGCCTGCTGCGCGCCGACCGCTCGCCCTTCTGCGCCCGCCGCGACGTGAGCCGCCGCTGCCGCCTGCGCCCCGGCCACTACCTGGTGGTGCCCAGCGCCGCCCGCGCCGGCGACGAGGCCGACTTCACGCTGCGCGTCTTCTCCGAGCGCCGCCACACGGCCGT GGAGATCGACGACGTCATCAGCGCCGACCTGCACGCGCTCCTG GTCCCCTACGTCCCCCTGGAGCTGGGCTTGGAGCAGCTGTTCCAGGAGCTGGCAGGAGAG GAGGAAGCACTCAGTGCCGCTCAGCTCCAGACCTTATTAAGCATTGCCCTGGAGCCTG CCAGGGCCCGCACGCAGACCCCTCGAGACACTCAGACCCCTCGAGAGATCGGGCTCAGGACCTGCGAGCAGTTGCTGCGGTGTTTTGGG AACGGACAAAGCCTCACCCTGCACCACTTCCAGCAGCTCTGGGGCCATCTCCTGGAGTGGCAG GCCACATTTGATAAGTTTGACGAGGACGCCTCTGGAACGATGAACTCCTATGAGCTGAGGCTAGCGCTGAACGCGGCAG GCTTCCACCTCAACAACCAGCTGACCCAGGCCCTCACTAGCCGCTACCGGGACAGTCGTCTGCGGGTGGACTTCGAGCGCTTCGTGTCTTGTGCAGCCCAGCTCACCTGTATCTTCC GCCACTGCAGCCAGCACCTGGATGGAGGCGAGGGGGTCATCTGCCTGACCCGGAGACAG TGGATGGAGGTGGCCACCTTCTCCTAG